A stretch of the Neofelis nebulosa isolate mNeoNeb1 chromosome 1, mNeoNeb1.pri, whole genome shotgun sequence genome encodes the following:
- the LOC131485298 gene encoding olfactory receptor 6F1-like: protein MDGTNQTAVTEFIFLGFSSVLYLRLTLFVIFLTVYLPSLMGNTLIIFIVLTDVALQTPMYIFLGNLSFLEIWYTTAMVPKLLATCLAQVVTISVFGCITQYYFFFSMGATECILLAVMAYDRYLAICSPLRYSLLMSLRVCLQFSAGSWIGGFIAPLLPTILISHLSFCGPQKINHFFCDSDPIFKLSCSDTFLVEALGYTCSSVVILSSFLLTMSSYGHIVVTIIRLSSREARKKTFSTCASHLTVVSIYYGTIIFAYVRPPAKYNFTIGKVISVFYCVVTPLVNPLIYTLRNKDVKKAFRKLLSQKRLLLA, encoded by the coding sequence ATGGATGGAACAAACCAAACAGCAGTGACAgagttcatttttcttgggttttcTAGTGTTCTCTATCTGCGGCTCACGTTGTTTGTGATATTTCTCACTGTGTATCTGCCCTCCCTCATGGGAAACactcttattattttcattgttctcACGGATGTTGCACTCCAAACACCCATGTACATTTTTTTAGGAAATCTGTCATTCCTGGAGATCTGGTACACCACAGCCATGGTGCCTAAGTTGCTGGCCACCTGCCTCGCACAGGTTGTTACCATCTCTGTTTTTGGTTGTATAACCCAGTACTACTTCTTTTTCTCCATGGGAGCTACAGAGTGCATCCTGCTCGCAGTGATGGCCTATGACCGGTACCTGGCCATCTGCAGCCCTTTAAGGTATTCACTTCTCATGAGTCTTCGGGTGTGCCTGCAGTTTTCAGCTGGATCATGGATTGGGGGCTTCATTGCCCCTCTGCTACCTACTATACTCATCTCCCATCTAAGCTTCTGTGGCCCCCAGAAGATCAACCATTTCTTTTGTGACTCAGACCCCATTTTTAAACTGTCTTGCTCTGATACATTTTTGGTGGAGGCCTTGGGGTATACATGTAGCTCTGTTGTGATTTTAAGTTCTTTccttctcactatgtcctcatATGGGCACATTGTGGTCACAATAATCAGGCTGTCTTCTCGGGAGGCTCGGAAGAAAACTTTCTCCACCTGTGCCTCCCACCTCACTGTAGTATCTATCTATTATGGCaccattatttttgcttatgttcGCCCTCCAGCCAAGTACAACTTCACTATTGGTAAAGTGATCTCAGTGTTCTACTGTGTGGTCACTCCATTGGTAAATCCTCTCATATACACCCTGAGaaacaaagatgtgaagaaagcTTTCAGAAAACTTCTATCACAAAAGAGACTGCTCTTGGCCTGA